One genomic window of Gossypium hirsutum isolate 1008001.06 chromosome D11, Gossypium_hirsutum_v2.1, whole genome shotgun sequence includes the following:
- the LOC107917483 gene encoding uncharacterized protein isoform X2: protein MVVCQASKIHLPTPFASPSSSKTPTSLLFEPHSFSLALSHSDSSLSLFPSISFPFSSTQKSLSIPPPSSSSTFLLLKTQKSPNPRVLFVVAGPYKGGSKVLLRFFLYRNDGSKAFEKAKVVVSKQKGIEFDDKVGVLIDVSHGLKLIISGSVNFFALYSVSSSKVLIFGVNLVVDTDESDDGIAFKLMKFAVIDCLKPVFSISISFEWLVLGEENGVTVWSLRELVEGKKVKKVKNYGLSNGVIGDNNGVSNGGSSTSEIVSNGHLDGKIEKPSVSVKPRSGKHRQESAEPGACFVPFEPKEVKGLTSAKASSMSLKAISIQPLSSKRFLILDTVGDLFVLHVTDTTVGSDVTCYMRLLPHVMKVQMMAVFPDISSRRQTVWISDGHHSMHVVDISSAVNETDKREIVQAIFTSEKIQDMIPTAANSILILGQVLQFLEFLTSPTYIEQEACMHMLFPEVVRQPYLFVWYPCSSWLSCIWSTEESKVKICSCHLSNGA from the exons atggTTGTTTGCCAAGCTTCAAAGATCCATCTCCCAACTCCCTTTGCCTCACCTTCTTCTTCTAAAACTCCAACGTCTCTCCTCTTTGAACCCCATTCTTTTTCCCTCGCCCTTTCCCACTCTGATTCTTCTCTTTCCCTATTTCCTTCCATTTCCTTCCCTTTCTCTTCCACCCAAAAGTCCCTTTCTATTCCTCCTCCTTCCTCTTCCTCCACTTTCCTTCTCCTCAAAACCCAAAAGTCTCCTAACCCCAGGGTCCTTTTCGTCGTTGCTGGCCCTTATAAAGGTGGTTCCAAGGTTCTCCTTAGATTTTTTCTTTATAGGAATGATGGAAGCAAGGCTTTTGAGAAGGCTAAAGTTGTTGTTTCCAAGCAAAAGGGTATTGAGTTTGATGATAAAGTTGGGGTTTTGATTGATGTCAGTCATGGTTTGAAACTTATAATTTCTGGGTCTGTTAATTTTTTTGCACTGTATTCGGTTTCAAGCTCCAAAGTTTTAATCTTTGGGGTTAACTTGGTGGTTGATACTGATGAAAGTGATGATGGGATCGCTTTTAAGCTCATGAAATTTGCTGTGATTGATTGTTTGAAGCCTGTTTTCTCGATCAGTATTTCGTTTGAATGGTTGGTTTTAGGGGAGGAAAATGGGGTTACAGTTTGGAGTTTAAGAGAATTGGTGGAAGGGAAAAAGGTAAAGAAAGTGAAGAATTATGGTCTTTCAAATGGTGTAATTGGAGATAACAATGGTGTTTCCAATGGTGGATCAAGTACTTCGGAGATTGTTTCTAATGGTCATTTGGATGGGAAGATTGAAAAGCCATCCGTTTCAG TGAAGCCAAGGTCTGGTAAACACAGACAAGAATCTGCTGAACCAGGTGCATGCTTTGTGCCATTTGAGCCAAAGGAGGTTAAGGGCTTGACATCTGCGAAAGCATCCTCTATGTCCTTGAAGGCAATTTCAATTCAACCATTGTCCTCAAAGAGGTTCTTGATCTTGGATACTGTTGGAGATTTGTTTGTCTTGCATGTAACAGACACAACTGTTGGATCAGATGTCACCTGCTACATGAGGCTATTGCCACATGTTATGAAAGTGCAAATGATGGCTGTTTTTCCCGATATTTCTTCGA GAAGACAAACTGTTTGGATATCGGATGGGCATCATTCCATGCATGTGGTGGACATTAGCTCTGCTGTTAACGAAACTGATAAAAGAGAGA TTGTTCAAGCAATTTTTACTAGCGAAAAGATCCAAGATATGATACCTACGGCTGCAAACAGTATTTTGATCCTTGGACAAG TTCTGCAGTTTCTGGAGTTCTTGACTTCACCTACTTATATTGAACAGGAAGCTTGTATGCATATGCTATTTCCTGAAGTGGTTCGGCAACCATATCTTTTCGTGTG GTATCCGTGTTCCAG TTGGCTATCTTGCATCTGGAGTACAGAGGAGTCTAAAGTCAAGATCTGCAGTTGTCATCTGTCTAATGGTGCATAA
- the LOC107917483 gene encoding uncharacterized protein isoform X3, with the protein MVVCQASKIHLPTPFASPSSSKTPTSLLFEPHSFSLALSHSDSSLSLFPSISFPFSSTQKSLSIPPPSSSSTFLLLKTQKSPNPRVLFVVAGPYKGGSKVLLRFFLYRNDGSKAFEKAKVVVSKQKGIEFDDKVGVLIDVSHGLKLIISGSVNFFALYSVSSSKVLIFGVNLVVDTDESDDGIAFKLMKFAVIDCLKPVFSISISFEWLVLGEENGVTVWSLRELVEGKKVKKVKNYGLSNGVIGDNNGVSNGGSSTSEIVSNGHLDGKIEKPSVSVKPRSGKHRQESAEPGACFVPFEPKEVKGLTSAKASSMSLKAISIQPLSSKRFLILDTVGDLFVLHVTDTTVGSDVTCYMRLLPHVMKVQMMAVFPDISSRRQTVWISDGHHSMHVVDISSAVNETDKREIVQAIFTSEKIQDMIPTAANSILILGQGSLYAYAIS; encoded by the exons atggTTGTTTGCCAAGCTTCAAAGATCCATCTCCCAACTCCCTTTGCCTCACCTTCTTCTTCTAAAACTCCAACGTCTCTCCTCTTTGAACCCCATTCTTTTTCCCTCGCCCTTTCCCACTCTGATTCTTCTCTTTCCCTATTTCCTTCCATTTCCTTCCCTTTCTCTTCCACCCAAAAGTCCCTTTCTATTCCTCCTCCTTCCTCTTCCTCCACTTTCCTTCTCCTCAAAACCCAAAAGTCTCCTAACCCCAGGGTCCTTTTCGTCGTTGCTGGCCCTTATAAAGGTGGTTCCAAGGTTCTCCTTAGATTTTTTCTTTATAGGAATGATGGAAGCAAGGCTTTTGAGAAGGCTAAAGTTGTTGTTTCCAAGCAAAAGGGTATTGAGTTTGATGATAAAGTTGGGGTTTTGATTGATGTCAGTCATGGTTTGAAACTTATAATTTCTGGGTCTGTTAATTTTTTTGCACTGTATTCGGTTTCAAGCTCCAAAGTTTTAATCTTTGGGGTTAACTTGGTGGTTGATACTGATGAAAGTGATGATGGGATCGCTTTTAAGCTCATGAAATTTGCTGTGATTGATTGTTTGAAGCCTGTTTTCTCGATCAGTATTTCGTTTGAATGGTTGGTTTTAGGGGAGGAAAATGGGGTTACAGTTTGGAGTTTAAGAGAATTGGTGGAAGGGAAAAAGGTAAAGAAAGTGAAGAATTATGGTCTTTCAAATGGTGTAATTGGAGATAACAATGGTGTTTCCAATGGTGGATCAAGTACTTCGGAGATTGTTTCTAATGGTCATTTGGATGGGAAGATTGAAAAGCCATCCGTTTCAG TGAAGCCAAGGTCTGGTAAACACAGACAAGAATCTGCTGAACCAGGTGCATGCTTTGTGCCATTTGAGCCAAAGGAGGTTAAGGGCTTGACATCTGCGAAAGCATCCTCTATGTCCTTGAAGGCAATTTCAATTCAACCATTGTCCTCAAAGAGGTTCTTGATCTTGGATACTGTTGGAGATTTGTTTGTCTTGCATGTAACAGACACAACTGTTGGATCAGATGTCACCTGCTACATGAGGCTATTGCCACATGTTATGAAAGTGCAAATGATGGCTGTTTTTCCCGATATTTCTTCGA GAAGACAAACTGTTTGGATATCGGATGGGCATCATTCCATGCATGTGGTGGACATTAGCTCTGCTGTTAACGAAACTGATAAAAGAGAGA TTGTTCAAGCAATTTTTACTAGCGAAAAGATCCAAGATATGATACCTACGGCTGCAAACAGTATTTTGATCCTTGGACAAG GAAGCTTGTATGCATATGCTATTTCCTGA
- the LOC107917483 gene encoding uncharacterized protein isoform X1, which yields MSKGDNNDALMKVQQQLDGHTAAITQINATLQALNTTLNEVRVNQKHQYRDPIKEDRDNQPQRRGPRRVTRMDDDFHDRGQSSLAKPRSEQQREHLFHTRCHVQGKLCRVIIDGESCSNIASTMMVEKLCLTTTKHPQPYQLQGLSNEGQFRVTQQVRIAFSIGKYQDEVVCDVMPIQACHLLLGEPWQLDRKVTHDGRTNRYSFKHQGKKLTLVPLTPEQVHEDQIKLRNSVKTSEEKEKENEKEQKEIESEKECETEKKIEKEVEERRENELEKETKEKDEERLVRNVSTNQDMNFSCVATFQVPERSKDNFQLQYLSNERRFHTINLSKDEITLHDLEGKRGKEILETESSADLKIIDKTFGDLVLKRSHHFDPINCYSSIVVDKVITKRSVICYSLDLPCVKSLNLSKSVLENKVTKFAKFVFNLYSCLKQFMWLYMKFEFHLTKVNSTTEIRLHYAPDERRFVLNEKGKIDPYSFAYRGKMLETFETLLYSSDSDKDRVDEHLDRNMLDCPILFIDDLSVLMVDKKILVFDNACVSESIDRRLMHGMIMQLCEPCKSFQIPTCDDYVYHLIYYSQFIHGLWEQCETTECLKTCPSLFQIFDEAVVSKLDCLHGNLNLSIHMRYTCSVMLMIGLQACFRCYLLSHGYSFQWTQLPLVPFDRGKSSSFDFSDSRTNLFEEGGNDTSHKSPNS from the coding sequence atgtctaaaggtgataataatgatgcacttatgaaagtccaacaacagttagatggacatactgctgcaatcacacaaataaatgctacacttcaagcattgaatactactttgaatgaggtacgagtgaatcaaaaacatcaatatcgagatccaattaaggaagatagggataaccaaccccaaaggcgcggccctcgacgtgtcactagaatggatgatgattttcatgatcgtggacaatcatctttggcaaaaccaaggagcgagcagcaacgagaacatctctttcatactcgctgccatgtacaaggtaagctttgtagagttattattgatggtgaaagttgctcgaacatagccagcacgatgatggtggaaaagctttgcttaaccactaccaagcatccacaaccttatcaactacaagggcttagcaacgaaggccaatttagggtcactcaacaagtgcgcattgccttttctatcggtaagtatcaagacgaagttgtgtgcgacgtaatgcctattcaagcctgccatttgttgctaggagaaccatggcaactggatcgaaaagtcactcacgatggtcgtaccaataggtattctttcaagcatcaaggaaagaaacttaccttagtgccgctcactccggaacaagtccatgaggaccaaatcaaactgagaaattctgttaaaacaagtgaggaaaaagaaaaagagaatgaaaaagagcaaaaagagattgagagtgaaaaggaatgtgaaacagaaaagaaaattgaaaaagaagttgaagaaagaagagaaaatgagttagaaaaagaaacaaaagaaaaagacgaggaaaggctagtgaggaatgtttccactaaccaagatatgaatttttcttgtgttgctacttttcaggttcccgaaagatcgaaagataactttcaacttcaatacctctcaaatgaaagacgctttcatacgatcaacttaagcaaagatgaaatcacactacatgatctcgaaggtaagcgaggtaaggaaattttagaaaccgagtccagtgcagatttgaaaattattgataaaacttttggtgacttagttcttaaaagatcccatcattttgatccgattaattgttactcttcgattgtggttgataaagtcattacgaaaagaagcgtgatttgttattctcttgatttaccttgtgtaaaatccttgaatttgtccaaatctgttttggagaataaggtaacgaaatttgccaaatttgttttcaatttatattcttgccttaaacagtttatgtggttgtacatgaagtttgagttccatttgacaaaggttaactcaacaacggagattcgactacactatgcccccgatgaacgaaggtttgttttaaatgaaaaaggtaaaatcgacccttattcttttgcttatcgaggtaagatgcttgaaacctttgaaacacttttgtactcctcggatagtgataaagatcgtgttgatgaacacttagatcgaaacatgcttgactgtcctattttatttattgatgatctatctgttttgatggttgataaaaagattcttgtttttgataatgcatgtgtgagtgaatctatagaccgtcgattaatgcatggtatgattatgcaactctgtgaaccatgtaaatcttttcaaatacctacttgtgacgattatgtttaccatttgatttattactcgcaatttattcatggtttgtgggaacaatgtgagacgactgaatgccttaaaacatgtccatctttgtttcaaatatttgacgaggcagtggtgagtaaattagattgtttgcatggtaatctgaatctgtccattcacatgcgttatacctgttctgttatgcttatgattggactacaagcttgtttccgttgctatttactatctcatggctattcttttcagtggactcaattgccattagtcccgttcgatagaggaaagtcgagttcatttgatttttcagattcgaggacgaatctttttgaggaaggggggaatgatacgagtcacaaaagcccaaattcttga